Proteins encoded together in one Stigmatella aurantiaca window:
- a CDS encoding response regulator transcription factor produces MTEAPATIFLVDDDESVLRGLGRLLRASGYATKPFAAPSEFLAQLSGDTLGCAVLDLRMPGLNGLELQQVMASKGCHLPVIFISGHGDVPASVRAMRAGAVDFLLKPFDEQQLLGAISQALLKDAADRAYRAETAALQARHAVLTPREREVCALVAQGLTNKEVAQRLGTTEKTIKVHRARVIQKLDVDSVAELVRFVDRLGQG; encoded by the coding sequence GGGCGGCTGCTGCGGGCCTCCGGCTATGCCACGAAGCCCTTCGCCGCGCCCTCCGAGTTCCTCGCGCAGCTGTCCGGGGACACGCTGGGCTGCGCCGTGCTGGACCTGCGGATGCCGGGGCTGAACGGGCTGGAGCTGCAGCAGGTCATGGCGTCCAAGGGCTGCCACCTGCCTGTCATCTTCATCTCCGGCCACGGGGATGTGCCGGCCAGCGTCAGGGCCATGAGGGCCGGCGCCGTGGACTTCCTCCTGAAGCCCTTTGATGAGCAACAGCTGCTGGGAGCCATCTCCCAGGCCTTGCTCAAGGACGCGGCGGACCGCGCCTACCGCGCCGAGACAGCCGCGCTGCAGGCCCGTCATGCCGTCCTCACGCCCCGCGAGCGCGAGGTATGCGCGCTGGTGGCCCAGGGGCTGACCAACAAGGAGGTCGCCCAGCGGTTGGGCACCACCGAGAAGACCATCAAGGTGCACCGCGCCCGCGTCATCCAGAAGCTGGACGTGGACTCGGTGGCGGAGCTGGTGCGGTTCGTGGACCGGCTGGGCCAAGGCTGA
- a CDS encoding Ig-like domain-containing protein: MTERMSGAGPAGSRRPLAWGVLPALLLALGTGCWSELEQEPVLPLGSEQDALVASTSGMMSSRRYRHTATKLLDGRVLIAGGTSGGAILATAEIYDPATKSFTATGSLATARHLHTAVLLPDGTVLVAGGSNASQVLATAERFHPASGTWTAAGTMAEARTYHAMSLLQDGRVLVSAGRHWSASLATAELFNPATNTWSATGPLSMTRYDHSATVLPNGKVLAAGGWGPASATASAELYDPATGTWMATGSMLDARARHTATLLQDGRVLAVGDTRRTELYNPATGSWTAAGLLTDGRSSHAAARLSDGTVLVAGGWSKILSVEQFSPVTGTWSVVDSICTQRLEPASVVLDDGSVLFAGGFYFNGAGSQVMMSTATIWSGGPPAVCPNLPSITAAYDPSLRVPRCSQTGSACVSGGLLNGHANVGPEPNAPNAISSSCSDSLSGTYHVTPSIDAIRVYTGDGSALSERRPATIEVTYWAAGPYGKIELFTSASATSPNWVWLGTYSPEGSGAQVLRKTVDLPVGPLQAVRAKLYQSQSVTVPPPACTWGADDVDDLVFAVSGDTEALPPVVSLSGPSSGSRRGGTVRLRAEVAADRTVSRVEFYRGTVLLGSDTTAPYTFDWDTKTVANGAHSLTAKAIDNTNASGTSQTVTLTVDNALGAASYSSGLRAPWCSAAGGGCDSGALLEGRGTVGPESNQPNTINGSCPDGTSGTYGVEESNEAVRVYTSEGGTLREGKLATVEVDVRPNKLQSNGQLDLYYVASAGSSNWQLLATLTPSGTQPQVLSASYVLPVGTLQAVRARFRYGGLASPCGSGSYIDHDDLVFAVASSDTLSPVVSLTSPAQGASLQGTAALTVNASDERGVSRVDFYRGTALIGSTTLAPYSYSWDTRAVANGTYGLIARAYDAAGNVGTSGTVSITINNPPSVGATYDATLRAPRCSAVVAQCSSGTLLNGRANLGPEPNQPNTIHGSCPDVSGGGYHSDESLDALRVYTNDGTLLSAGKTVTIEATVWAYSSYASDKLDLYYAADASAPSWNYITTLTPTKGGANTLTASYVLPAGPLQAIRGHFRYGGVASICGTSGLDDHDDLIFAVQ, from the coding sequence ATGACTGAGCGGATGAGCGGCGCCGGACCGGCGGGCTCGCGGAGGCCTTTGGCCTGGGGCGTCCTGCCAGCCCTGCTGCTGGCACTTGGCACGGGTTGCTGGAGCGAGCTTGAGCAGGAGCCGGTGCTTCCGCTTGGGAGCGAACAAGACGCGCTGGTGGCGAGCACGAGCGGGATGATGAGCAGCCGCCGGTACCGGCACACGGCGACCAAGCTGCTCGATGGGCGGGTGCTGATTGCCGGCGGCACCTCGGGTGGGGCCATACTCGCCACCGCCGAGATTTATGATCCCGCGACGAAGTCGTTCACCGCGACGGGCTCGCTGGCGACGGCACGCCACCTCCACACCGCGGTCCTGCTCCCGGATGGCACCGTGCTCGTCGCAGGCGGCAGCAACGCCTCGCAGGTGCTCGCCACCGCGGAGCGCTTCCATCCCGCGAGCGGCACCTGGACGGCGGCGGGCACGATGGCGGAGGCCAGAACGTACCACGCGATGTCGCTCCTCCAGGACGGACGCGTGCTCGTCTCCGCGGGCCGTCATTGGAGTGCATCGCTGGCCACCGCGGAGCTCTTCAATCCCGCGACGAACACCTGGAGTGCGACGGGCCCTTTGTCGATGACGCGATATGACCACAGCGCGACCGTGCTGCCGAATGGCAAGGTCCTGGCCGCCGGGGGGTGGGGCCCGGCAAGCGCCACCGCGAGCGCGGAGCTGTACGACCCGGCCACAGGCACCTGGATGGCCACGGGCTCGATGCTCGACGCACGTGCGAGACACACCGCGACCCTGCTCCAGGACGGACGCGTCCTGGCCGTGGGCGACACGCGCCGGACGGAGCTCTACAATCCCGCGACGGGCTCGTGGACGGCGGCCGGCCTGCTGACAGACGGACGCTCGTCCCACGCCGCAGCGCGCCTGAGCGACGGAACGGTGCTGGTGGCGGGCGGTTGGAGCAAGATCCTGAGCGTCGAGCAGTTCTCTCCCGTGACAGGCACCTGGAGTGTCGTCGACTCCATCTGCACCCAGCGCCTCGAGCCCGCGTCCGTGGTGCTCGACGACGGCAGCGTCCTCTTCGCGGGAGGCTTCTACTTCAACGGGGCGGGCAGCCAGGTCATGATGTCGACCGCCACGATCTGGAGCGGTGGCCCGCCGGCGGTGTGTCCGAACCTCCCGTCCATCACCGCGGCCTATGACCCCTCCCTGCGGGTGCCGCGGTGCAGCCAGACCGGCAGCGCCTGCGTTTCTGGAGGGCTGCTCAATGGTCATGCGAACGTGGGCCCTGAGCCGAACGCGCCGAACGCGATCTCCTCCTCGTGCTCGGACAGCCTCTCCGGGACGTACCACGTGACCCCGTCGATCGACGCCATCCGCGTGTACACGGGGGATGGCTCCGCGCTCAGCGAGCGCCGTCCGGCCACCATCGAGGTGACGTACTGGGCTGCCGGGCCGTACGGCAAGATCGAGCTCTTCACCTCGGCCAGTGCCACCAGCCCGAACTGGGTCTGGCTCGGGACTTATTCACCGGAAGGCTCCGGGGCCCAGGTGCTCCGCAAGACGGTCGACCTGCCCGTGGGGCCGCTCCAGGCCGTGCGCGCGAAGCTCTACCAGTCGCAGAGCGTGACGGTACCGCCCCCCGCATGCACCTGGGGCGCGGACGATGTGGATGACCTGGTCTTCGCCGTGAGCGGAGATACGGAAGCGCTTCCGCCGGTGGTCTCGCTGAGTGGTCCTTCGTCCGGCTCGCGCCGGGGGGGAACGGTGCGGCTCCGGGCGGAGGTGGCCGCGGACCGCACCGTCTCCCGGGTCGAGTTCTATCGCGGCACCGTGTTGCTCGGGAGCGACACCACGGCACCGTATACCTTCGACTGGGATACGAAGACGGTGGCCAACGGGGCCCACAGCCTGACCGCGAAGGCCATCGACAACACCAACGCCTCGGGGACGAGCCAGACGGTCACCCTCACCGTCGACAATGCCCTCGGCGCGGCGAGCTACAGTTCCGGCCTCCGCGCCCCCTGGTGCAGCGCGGCCGGCGGGGGCTGTGACTCCGGCGCCTTGCTCGAAGGCCGTGGAACGGTGGGCCCCGAGTCCAATCAGCCGAACACCATCAACGGGAGCTGTCCGGACGGCACCAGCGGAACCTATGGCGTCGAGGAGTCGAACGAGGCCGTCCGCGTCTACACCTCGGAGGGGGGGACCCTGCGGGAGGGCAAGTTGGCCACCGTCGAGGTGGATGTCCGGCCGAACAAGCTGCAGTCGAACGGCCAGCTTGACCTCTACTACGTCGCGAGCGCGGGCAGCTCGAACTGGCAGCTGCTGGCGACCTTGACGCCTTCGGGCACTCAGCCGCAAGTGCTCTCCGCGAGCTACGTGCTCCCTGTGGGGACGCTGCAGGCGGTACGCGCGCGCTTCCGGTATGGAGGCTTGGCCTCACCGTGCGGCAGCGGCAGCTACATCGACCACGACGACCTGGTCTTCGCGGTCGCCTCGTCGGACACCCTCTCTCCGGTGGTGTCGCTCACCAGTCCCGCCCAGGGAGCGAGCCTGCAGGGCACGGCGGCGCTCACCGTCAACGCCTCCGACGAGCGAGGGGTCTCGCGTGTCGACTTCTATCGTGGGACGGCGCTCATCGGCAGCACCACCCTGGCGCCGTATTCGTATAGCTGGGATACACGGGCCGTGGCGAACGGCACGTACGGCTTGATCGCGCGCGCCTACGACGCGGCTGGCAACGTGGGCACCAGCGGGACGGTCAGCATCACCATCAACAATCCACCGTCCGTGGGGGCCACCTACGACGCGACGCTCCGCGCTCCGCGTTGCAGCGCCGTGGTGGCGCAGTGCTCGTCCGGGACCCTGCTCAACGGCCGTGCGAACCTCGGCCCCGAGCCAAACCAGCCGAACACGATCCATGGCTCGTGCCCGGACGTCTCGGGGGGAGGGTATCACTCCGACGAGTCACTGGATGCGCTCCGCGTCTACACGAACGACGGGACGCTCCTCTCCGCAGGAAAGACCGTGACGATCGAGGCCACCGTGTGGGCCTATTCCAGCTACGCGTCGGACAAGCTCGACCTGTATTACGCGGCGGATGCAAGTGCTCCGTCGTGGAACTACATCACGACGCTCACTCCTACCAAGGGGGGAGCGAATACGCTGACGGCCAGCTATGTGTTGCCCGCAGGTCCCCTGCAGGCGATCCGCGGGCACTTCCGCTACGGTGGGGTCGCGAGTATCTGCGGCACCAGCGGCTTGGATGATCACGATGACCTGATCTTCGCCGTCCAGTGA
- a CDS encoding cobalamin B12-binding domain-containing protein, which produces MSNPRLPSPRTIADALLAGDNAAVFDAASRYMSFGGAPFLVDALACPVMEEVGARWHAGTASVADEHAASELLRELFSTLLPGLAWHQGGPKAVVTCAPGEQHLLGAKLISQVLALDGWHVRFLGANTPAKDLALFVAREHPVLVGLSVTMADHVHAAHTALELIHRRAPDVRLVAGGSAAWALKPAGREAWTVLSSTQELLWLTRGGTGGHIGLR; this is translated from the coding sequence ATGTCGAATCCCCGGCTGCCTTCTCCCCGTACCATCGCGGACGCGCTGCTTGCCGGAGACAACGCGGCCGTTTTCGATGCCGCGAGCCGCTACATGAGCTTCGGAGGTGCCCCGTTCCTCGTGGACGCGCTTGCCTGTCCCGTCATGGAGGAGGTGGGGGCGCGCTGGCATGCTGGCACTGCATCCGTGGCGGACGAACACGCCGCCTCGGAGCTGTTGCGTGAGCTTTTCTCAACCCTGCTGCCTGGCCTGGCGTGGCATCAGGGGGGCCCCAAGGCTGTCGTTACCTGCGCTCCTGGCGAGCAGCACCTGCTGGGGGCCAAGCTCATTTCCCAGGTCTTGGCGCTCGACGGCTGGCACGTGCGGTTTCTCGGCGCGAACACCCCCGCCAAGGACCTCGCCCTGTTCGTCGCCCGCGAGCACCCGGTCCTCGTGGGGCTCTCGGTCACCATGGCCGACCACGTTCACGCCGCGCACACCGCGCTCGAGTTGATACACCGCAGGGCACCCGATGTCCGTCTCGTGGCGGGCGGGAGCGCGGCATGGGCGCTGAAGCCTGCCGGGCGAGAGGCGTGGACCGTGCTCTCCTCCACCCAGGAACTCTTATGGCTGACGCGCGGCGGCACTGGCGGACACATCGGCCTCCGCTAA
- a CDS encoding GAF domain-containing sensor histidine kinase, protein MGESADVQSLFRSQERLEDPRQTRLVDNPAEEAFDRLTRLACHCLHAPMGMVNFLAEERLFCKSCLGLPEPWLRQRAMPLSHSVCQHTMAKGALLLVEDTRQHPLLRECLALETLGAIAYAGAPLIGSGGHAVGTLCVLDTVPRRWTDREASILEDLAACVMAQVELQAARELEPLLQKEREGVKSRDEFLSIAAHELRTPLTPLKLQLETLRRSVVAAGLDDPRVMRHLERSTAQVQRLIQLVDRLLDVSRIATGRLGLLLEDMDLSALATEVTDRFQEEAEGAGCQLEAHIPGQVRGVWDRLRLEQVLSSLISNAIKYGAGHPIDVSVEEKQGVARLFVQDQGIGLVPADTSRIFERFERAVSPKRYGGMGLGLYVARQIVEAHGGTIVVRSQPGKGSTFIVVLPMDSQPQRPSLGEASHLPSGG, encoded by the coding sequence ATGGGTGAGAGCGCCGACGTGCAGAGCCTCTTTCGCTCGCAGGAACGCCTGGAGGATCCTCGCCAGACGAGGCTCGTGGACAACCCAGCGGAGGAGGCGTTCGACCGCCTCACCCGGCTGGCGTGTCACTGTCTCCACGCCCCCATGGGGATGGTGAACTTTCTGGCTGAAGAGCGCCTCTTCTGTAAGAGCTGTCTTGGCCTGCCCGAGCCGTGGCTGCGACAACGCGCGATGCCGCTGTCGCACTCGGTGTGTCAACACACGATGGCCAAGGGAGCGCTCTTGCTCGTTGAGGATACCCGTCAGCACCCCCTGCTCCGCGAGTGCCTGGCCCTGGAGACCTTGGGAGCGATTGCCTATGCAGGCGCTCCGCTCATCGGCTCCGGCGGCCATGCCGTGGGGACACTCTGCGTTCTGGATACAGTCCCGCGCCGCTGGACGGACCGCGAGGCGAGCATCCTCGAGGATCTCGCCGCCTGTGTGATGGCCCAGGTGGAGCTCCAGGCCGCACGCGAGCTCGAGCCGCTGCTCCAGAAGGAGCGGGAGGGAGTCAAATCACGGGACGAATTTCTCTCCATTGCCGCCCACGAGCTTCGCACGCCCCTGACCCCCCTGAAGCTACAGCTGGAGACGCTCCGCCGCAGCGTGGTGGCGGCCGGGCTCGACGACCCCCGGGTGATGCGGCACCTCGAACGGTCCACGGCCCAGGTGCAGCGCCTGATCCAGCTCGTGGACCGCCTGCTGGATGTGTCGCGCATCGCGACCGGACGGCTGGGCCTGTTGCTGGAGGACATGGATCTGTCCGCACTGGCCACCGAGGTGACGGACCGCTTCCAGGAAGAGGCGGAGGGAGCGGGGTGCCAGCTGGAAGCCCATATCCCTGGACAGGTTCGAGGCGTGTGGGACCGGCTGAGGCTGGAGCAGGTGCTCTCCAGTCTCATCTCGAATGCAATCAAGTACGGGGCCGGGCACCCCATCGACGTGTCCGTGGAAGAAAAGCAGGGGGTCGCGCGCCTGTTCGTCCAGGACCAGGGGATCGGCCTGGTGCCCGCGGACACAAGCCGCATCTTCGAGCGCTTCGAGCGGGCGGTCTCTCCCAAGCGCTACGGGGGAATGGGGCTTGGGTTGTATGTCGCGCGGCAGATCGTCGAGGCCCACGGGGGGACCATCGTCGTGCGCAGTCAGCCAGGGAAGGGCTCGACCTTCATCGTCGTCCTGCCGATGGATTCCCAGCCGCAGCGGCCCTCCCTGGGAGAGGCGTCGCACCTCCCCTCCGGGGGATGA
- a CDS encoding secreted glycosyl hydrolase, which translates to MIRPILVSACVCLLLAACSDDPSAPPSGSPVPRGATVPWDAYEAEAGDYSGGATLEQTTSGPWLEGTLSGEASGRKAVTLHGPTAAVTWTSRVEANAVVVRYSVPDEKEAHLDVYVNDAKVATLTVNSDFAWLYTGPNNTETHNALPRQQVDELPQTPSPNDVGFGLQLPWSSAHHIYDEAHVLLAADGQATIRKGDVVKLVSPDASATLPVTLDFMDLELVPTPLPTPADYVVVSQRTEAAVVQALQDAVNGGKPGIFLPPGDYVMSHEDPARPKVYVPAGLTVQGAGMWHTRFVPPPPEQVGYNYEFGFRLSGDNITFQDFAIFGSWRNRAARYNKEAAAIGNWPWDSYDGIGRAFDRYMHNNASFKRLWIERMIVGGWVEGGNNLLWEDCRFRNTLADGINLCNGTTNSRIVNSTARNTGDDAFAMWSAITWDKAPIGSTPWVKQPEGPNQGNVIERCTAGLIWRAAGFAVYGGHDNVIKDSVVYDTLRYPGITVDNEFAPQHEFAGLTTVENMTVERCGGRMWWDDDGVHGDEAKRLKWGAVWLFAANPYSPAEPYSPIRFQGIRLKDVDIIDPVHYGVLVQTTQGQRIEDTEFDGVHITLEQSGDVGMVANDSHKAPPSPLSGRMPTTGSIILKNSSIGGARANSGNLFLKDEVSTGTFSFKDGGGNNWTGDR; encoded by the coding sequence ATGATTCGTCCGATCCTCGTATCGGCCTGCGTGTGCCTTCTGCTCGCGGCTTGCAGCGATGACCCCAGCGCCCCCCCCAGCGGCTCCCCCGTCCCCCGCGGCGCCACCGTCCCCTGGGACGCGTACGAAGCCGAGGCGGGCGATTACTCCGGTGGCGCCACCCTCGAGCAGACCACCAGCGGCCCGTGGCTGGAAGGAACGCTCTCCGGCGAAGCCTCGGGCCGCAAGGCGGTGACCCTGCATGGACCCACCGCCGCCGTCACGTGGACGAGCCGCGTGGAGGCCAACGCCGTCGTGGTGCGCTACAGCGTGCCGGACGAGAAGGAGGCCCACCTGGATGTCTACGTGAATGACGCGAAGGTGGCCACGCTCACGGTGAACTCGGACTTCGCCTGGCTCTATACCGGTCCGAACAACACCGAGACGCACAACGCCCTGCCGCGCCAGCAGGTGGACGAGCTCCCCCAGACCCCGAGCCCCAACGACGTGGGTTTTGGCCTGCAGCTGCCCTGGAGCTCCGCGCACCACATCTACGACGAGGCGCACGTGCTGCTGGCGGCCGACGGCCAGGCCACCATCCGCAAGGGCGATGTGGTGAAGCTCGTCTCGCCAGATGCTTCCGCGACCCTCCCCGTCACCCTCGACTTCATGGACCTGGAGCTCGTGCCGACGCCCCTCCCCACCCCCGCGGATTACGTCGTCGTGAGCCAGCGCACCGAAGCCGCGGTGGTGCAGGCCCTTCAGGACGCCGTGAACGGCGGCAAGCCTGGCATCTTCCTCCCGCCGGGCGATTACGTGATGTCGCACGAGGATCCGGCGCGCCCCAAGGTCTACGTTCCCGCCGGCCTGACCGTTCAGGGCGCCGGCATGTGGCACACGCGCTTCGTGCCGCCTCCTCCCGAGCAGGTGGGCTACAACTACGAGTTCGGGTTCCGCCTGAGCGGCGACAACATCACCTTCCAGGACTTCGCCATCTTCGGAAGCTGGCGCAACCGGGCGGCCCGCTACAACAAGGAGGCGGCGGCCATCGGCAACTGGCCGTGGGACAGCTACGACGGGATCGGCCGCGCCTTCGACCGCTACATGCACAACAACGCGTCCTTCAAGCGGCTCTGGATCGAGCGGATGATCGTGGGCGGCTGGGTCGAGGGCGGCAACAACCTGCTGTGGGAGGACTGCCGGTTCCGCAACACCCTTGCGGACGGCATCAACCTCTGCAACGGCACCACCAACTCGCGCATCGTGAACTCCACGGCGCGAAACACCGGCGATGACGCCTTCGCCATGTGGTCCGCCATCACCTGGGACAAGGCGCCCATTGGCAGCACGCCCTGGGTCAAGCAGCCCGAGGGCCCCAACCAGGGCAACGTCATCGAGCGCTGCACGGCGGGCCTCATCTGGCGGGCCGCCGGCTTCGCGGTCTACGGCGGCCACGACAACGTCATCAAGGACTCGGTGGTCTACGACACCCTGCGCTACCCGGGCATCACCGTGGACAACGAGTTCGCGCCCCAGCACGAGTTCGCCGGGCTCACCACCGTGGAGAACATGACGGTGGAGCGCTGCGGAGGCCGCATGTGGTGGGACGACGACGGCGTGCATGGAGACGAGGCGAAGCGGCTGAAGTGGGGCGCGGTGTGGCTGTTCGCCGCCAACCCCTACTCCCCGGCCGAGCCGTACTCGCCGATCCGCTTCCAGGGCATCCGGTTGAAGGACGTCGACATCATCGACCCGGTTCACTACGGGGTCCTGGTTCAGACCACGCAAGGGCAGCGGATCGAGGACACCGAGTTTGACGGCGTCCACATCACCCTGGAGCAGTCCGGCGATGTTGGCATGGTGGCCAATGACTCGCACAAGGCCCCGCCCAGCCCGCTCAGCGGGAGGATGCCCACCACGGGTTCGATTATCCTCAAGAACTCGAGCATCGGCGGCGCCCGGGCAAATTCTGGAAACCTGTTCTTGAAGGACGAGGTCTCCACCGGGACGTTCTCGTTCAAGGACGGCGGCGGCAACAACTGGACGGGCGACCGGTAG
- a CDS encoding right-handed parallel beta-helix repeat-containing protein, whose protein sequence is MRRSPLLKAISPMALVGVLVSSAGVLAAADEQHFAPEHAWSAVAATPTFSRILWVSPSGQDTAAGTEVAPFRTVAKALSQVKPGEAIFLKSGTYSERLRLEEKGGSASAPLTLKAAPGASPIFKGGTGSRTALLDVRGAYWHVEGLTLDAAGDKAFAAIWRGVGAHHGILRASTLKNGTDGAGAYVAQQAHDVLIEGNSISNFRRAGDDDSHGVCVQTNSKNVIVRANDIHHNSGDGVQCLGPEGGSTEPGTPFDNLLVEDNDLHENRENGVDIKTCTRVTLRGNRIWGHLRTPSSAGEGVVVHLSALDVTLEDNEVRGNGRGIQIGGIREGAPPTRIVLRRNRVFDGYNADGNDGSGIRVDTAIDVKVDHNTVWNMPAYGLIVGNGVSGPSQGVRVRNNILGACSGAAVRLGTTLQDTSFDGNLYASLKGAAVLRKDGSYLNLTAWRSATGWDAHSLDKNPAFLSGAPEDFWLSTTSPARDAGQAVGATYCGRGPDIGARESDCS, encoded by the coding sequence ATGCGTCGGAGTCCTTTGCTGAAGGCCATTTCGCCCATGGCCCTGGTGGGTGTCTTGGTTTCCTCGGCCGGTGTTCTTGCTGCCGCCGATGAGCAGCACTTCGCCCCGGAACACGCCTGGTCCGCCGTCGCGGCCACGCCGACATTCTCCCGCATCCTCTGGGTCTCCCCTTCGGGCCAGGACACCGCCGCGGGCACGGAGGTGGCCCCATTCCGGACCGTGGCCAAGGCGCTGTCGCAGGTGAAGCCGGGTGAGGCCATCTTCCTCAAGTCCGGCACCTACTCCGAGCGGCTGCGGCTCGAGGAGAAGGGCGGCTCGGCCAGCGCCCCCCTCACGCTCAAGGCCGCGCCGGGCGCCAGCCCCATCTTCAAGGGCGGCACGGGCAGCCGCACGGCCCTGCTGGACGTGCGCGGGGCGTACTGGCACGTCGAGGGGCTCACCCTCGACGCGGCGGGAGACAAGGCCTTCGCGGCCATCTGGCGCGGCGTGGGCGCGCACCACGGCATCCTGCGCGCCAGCACGCTCAAGAACGGCACCGATGGCGCGGGCGCTTACGTCGCCCAGCAGGCCCATGACGTGCTCATCGAGGGCAACAGCATCAGCAACTTCCGGCGCGCGGGCGATGATGACAGCCACGGCGTCTGTGTGCAGACCAACTCCAAGAACGTCATCGTCCGCGCCAACGACATCCACCACAACTCCGGGGACGGGGTGCAGTGCCTGGGGCCCGAGGGCGGCTCCACCGAGCCGGGCACGCCCTTCGACAACCTGCTCGTCGAGGACAATGACTTGCACGAGAACCGGGAGAACGGCGTGGACATCAAGACGTGCACCCGCGTGACGCTCCGGGGCAACCGCATCTGGGGCCACCTCCGCACCCCCTCGTCGGCGGGAGAGGGCGTGGTGGTGCACCTGTCCGCGCTCGACGTCACGCTCGAGGACAACGAGGTGCGCGGCAACGGCCGGGGCATCCAGATCGGCGGCATCCGCGAGGGCGCGCCCCCCACCCGCATCGTGCTGCGGCGCAACCGCGTGTTCGACGGCTACAACGCGGACGGCAACGACGGCTCGGGCATCCGCGTGGACACGGCCATCGACGTGAAGGTGGACCACAACACCGTGTGGAACATGCCCGCCTACGGCCTCATCGTGGGCAACGGCGTGAGCGGGCCCAGCCAGGGCGTGCGGGTGCGAAACAACATCCTCGGCGCGTGCTCGGGCGCGGCGGTGCGGCTGGGCACCACCCTCCAGGACACCTCCTTCGATGGCAACCTGTACGCCTCGCTCAAGGGCGCGGCCGTGTTGCGCAAGGACGGCAGCTACCTGAACCTCACCGCCTGGCGCTCGGCCACCGGCTGGGACGCGCACTCCCTGGACAAGAACCCCGCGTTCCTGAGCGGAGCCCCCGAGGACTTCTGGCTCTCCACCACGTCTCCGGCACGGGACGCGGGCCAGGCCGTGGGCGCTACCTACTGTGGCCGGGGGCCGGACATCGGCGCGCGCGAATCCGACTGCTCCTGA
- a CDS encoding class I SAM-dependent methyltransferase, with amino-acid sequence MPRPPVSAERPRRFHAEPLVHILRYLETALGSGPVSIEVPDPDLGPGRYAGERVGPEGGWVHRPLRNWCDLAEGLSCRLRTPRAAGDTHVVLTFEPLGAEAPWHAGSGEAARSGPPEERYGAASAFARVRKFEDAGFLLPWREAAGRLRLPPGARVLDLGVNRGDELAAFEWATGAQAVRFVGVDHSASALAEARGAFPDARHSFVQADLNALPAGLGRFDAVVSVGTLQSPGVDDRALLRRLVQEHLEPRAAMVLGFPNSRFRDGEALYGARVRNLTEPDLSLLVKDLSFYRRYLHQHGFRTFLGGKYDLLLTAVRGQPSDARDEAEPPQD; translated from the coding sequence ATGCCGCGCCCCCCCGTGTCCGCTGAACGCCCGCGCCGTTTCCATGCTGAGCCGCTGGTCCACATCCTGCGCTACCTGGAGACGGCGCTGGGTTCGGGCCCCGTGTCCATCGAGGTGCCGGACCCGGACCTGGGGCCGGGGCGCTACGCCGGAGAGCGGGTGGGGCCCGAGGGCGGTTGGGTTCACCGGCCGCTGCGGAATTGGTGTGATTTGGCCGAAGGGTTGTCCTGCCGTCTGCGCACACCCCGCGCGGCCGGGGACACGCACGTGGTGCTCACCTTCGAGCCCCTGGGGGCCGAGGCGCCGTGGCACGCGGGCAGCGGGGAGGCCGCGCGCTCGGGGCCTCCCGAGGAACGGTATGGCGCCGCATCCGCCTTCGCCCGGGTGCGGAAGTTCGAGGACGCGGGCTTCCTGCTGCCGTGGCGGGAGGCGGCGGGCCGGCTGAGATTGCCTCCGGGGGCGCGGGTGCTGGACCTGGGGGTCAACCGGGGGGATGAGCTGGCCGCGTTCGAGTGGGCGACGGGGGCACAAGCGGTCCGCTTCGTTGGCGTGGACCACAGTGCCAGCGCGCTTGCCGAGGCCCGGGGGGCCTTTCCGGACGCGCGCCATTCGTTCGTGCAGGCGGACTTGAATGCGCTCCCGGCGGGGTTGGGCCGCTTCGATGCGGTGGTGTCCGTGGGCACACTGCAAAGCCCGGGCGTGGACGACCGGGCCCTGTTGCGAAGGCTCGTGCAGGAGCACCTGGAACCCCGGGCCGCGATGGTGCTGGGCTTTCCCAACTCCCGCTTCCGGGATGGAGAGGCCCTGTATGGCGCGCGCGTGCGCAACCTGACCGAGCCGGACCTGTCGCTGCTGGTGAAGGATCTGTCCTTCTACCGCCGCTACCTGCACCAGCACGGCTTCCGCACGTTCCTGGGCGGAAAGTACGACCTGCTCCTCACGGCGGTCCGCGGACAGCCGTCAGATGCCCGGGACGAGGCGGAGCCGCCCCAGGACTGA
- a CDS encoding DUF952 domain-containing protein — protein sequence MPLPRTEGRHMTRPTEAFKLVDASEWEAARAQGVYTGSAVDRADGYIHMSTALQLAETARRHYAGRGNLLLLTVPLEGLGDALRWEPSRGGDLFPHLYAPLAISAVTAVRACSVAPDGTMRFEDEPRA from the coding sequence ATGCCTCTTCCCCGCACGGAGGGCCGGCACATGACCCGGCCCACCGAAGCCTTCAAACTCGTTGACGCCAGCGAATGGGAGGCCGCCCGGGCCCAGGGCGTCTACACCGGCTCGGCGGTGGACCGGGCCGATGGCTACATCCACATGTCGACCGCCCTTCAACTGGCCGAGACCGCTCGGCGCCACTACGCCGGCCGCGGCAACCTTCTCCTGCTGACGGTCCCGCTCGAAGGCCTGGGCGACGCCCTGCGCTGGGAGCCATCTCGCGGCGGCGATCTGTTCCCGCACCTCTATGCGCCCCTGGCCATCTCCGCCGTGACCGCCGTCCGGGCCTGTTCCGTGGCGCCGGACGGCACGATGCGCTTCGAAGACGAGCCCCGTGCGTGA